tACCGTTATCATGAGGGCTATTCCAATGAGCTATTTTATTCGAAGGCGGAGGAGCAGTCGAGGGTAACGGAGGCACGATTTCtacgaaaaaaatcgattgTTAGAAAACAGTTAACTTATTGTTCATGCACAAAAGAAGTTGGAACAATCATTTTACTGGCAGTGCGTATACCTTGTTGTTGGTAATGGGCATTGTGTTCTACATTAGGCGGTCTATGCCAACTACCATCATTCGCGTTGTACTGACCAGAGGTACCGTTTAGGTTCATGTTTCCACTTGTTGGTTGATAGGATTGTGGCCTATTTTGCTGTCCATAGTGTTGCTCTACATCTTCAATGATActcatttattataaaatacagtGTACAACGTCGCATAATtcaaataagaaaataattaccaTTTCGTCTGAGTGGCACGGTATTGTCGAAGCTCGGCGATCTTGCGGGAACCGGCGGAGGTGCTCCTCTGGGTGGTATTGGCGGTTTCTCGTTTGAGTGCATCGCTAGGTGTTGTTGATTGACATGCTGGTCGTGAGGCCTCGGTTgcggttgctgctgctgttgctgcattGGGTGGTGATGATggtgttgctgttgctgctgttgttgcatgTACATTTGTAAGAATTCTTTCTGTGGCTGTGTGTCGGGAGTCGACCTTCCTACATTTTCTGAATTCCTGTTCGGATCTGATCGCTTTTTATGAACTTGCGGTTggtgttgctgttgctgtttcGGCGACAAATCTGCTGGACCTTGACTTGCATTTGGTGTAACGTCACGTCTGATTACAGAATTCTTACGCTCCATTTCCGGCGTTGATGCGTGGCTGCTACCAGTAGACGGTGCGTCGTCCAAGTGATCGGGCGACAAATTCTGTATTCCCTCTAGGTCCTTGTGTGAATCATCGTAACTCATAAGTTGAAGGCTAGGCGGTAGTTTAGCGTGGAATGAAATTTTGTTAACCCAATCTTCCATGTCTTGCTTGCTAGATGCCAAAAACAAGAACTCCGAGCCATCCGTGCATTTTAATCGGAAGACGTTCTTGCGCTTCGTGTAATCCTCGGCTCTCTCACAAGTTCCATGGAATATGTTGATCGGTGCAGTTGCGGCTTTGCTCGACTGGAAGTCATCAATGTCCTTGAAGAAGCACAATAGCTGCCCGCATAGAACAGTGTAATACGGCTTCCAGGAGCGCACTGCAGCCTTTTTGCCTCCACTCTGGAGCTCATGCTTTCTTTCGAGTACACCTTGGATTTCTACTGGTGGTAACGAGTCGACGTTTTCTATTCTTTGATGCTTTCTAAAGCTTTGCGTTCTTCGTCTTGTGGTAAAGCTTGGTGTTCTCTTTGGTTTTTTCGTGTCTACCTTCATACTTTCGGCTCGTTTAATGTCAGCGGCTGATGCTATCATTCAAACATACATTAATATTAATTGGtatatttactttaaaaaagtAGAAATATAGATGATTAAATAAACAGAAAGCTTACTTCTTCTCAGTCTGTCGCTCAACATGTGGTGTAGACCACCGTAAGATTTACTCGTAGTTGGAGTGTTCTGCGATGCATCGCCTGCTCCGCCTTTCATGGGCGAAGATGACctgttaaaatataaaaagtcaTTTAGTATTCATAATTTTAACAAGAAAATATAGCTGATTGAATTATCGACTACTTGCCTGTTCATCGTTTCATGATCATCGTAAGTGCCGTTCATTTCATCCCGTGACACGTGACGCGGACTTTCTATGTAACGTCTCCGTTCTTCTTCCCGTTTTCGTTCTTCCGTAATCCTTTGCACTTCCTTGCGCTTGCGTTCCTCCAAACGCGCTTTTTCGACGCGTTCCTTCTCGGCCTGTCTCGCTGCCATTTCGGTCTCGAGTTGCTTTTGGAAGGCCTTTTCaagcttaaaaaattacaaatgtttttattagttttacactaaaaaataaaaccataGTTTCAAGGATTAGTTTATAGCTTACCATTGTTATACGCTTGATCGCATTAAACTTTTCTTCCTGTGCTTCGATGGTCTTTTCAAAGTCTTGATGTTTCATGATCAACTCCTCGACCTGCGGTATCGATTCACCGTACTGTTCGTCCCTCAGCATCGGTTCTCTGCTCGCGATCCAGTTCTCCAGCGTCTCAGCGTCTCTTTTGAAAGTTTGAGTATCCAGGTTCTGTTCATATATGAGCTTCCTCTGTTCCCACGTTTCTTCCAAAATCTGACTCCTTTGTCTTAGCACGGATACTTTCTCTTGAATCTCTTTGGCGAGGAAGTGTCCTTGCTGCACGAGAGCTTGGCCAGTTTTGTAGAACTTGCTGAATGCGTCGTCGTGCGTGTCAATCTCGGCCCGGTACTCGTTATGCCGTGAAATGAGGGCCTCAGCCCCAGGAACATCACGCGCCAGTTCTGGGGCCGTGACCTTGGCGACCATTTCGTTAATCCAGGAAATGAGATCCCGGTACTCGTCAAAGTAAGCTTGAAGCTGTTCTGCTTGAACGAGTTTGCCCTTACGTTGAGCAGCTTTCTCGAGAAGATCGTTCCAGGACTCGTCCACCTGCTCGTGTTTCACGGCAATGTGTTCTGTCGCATCAGGGAACAGTGCCGCTAGCCTTGACGCTTCTTCCATCACTGCTTCGACCTGTTCTTTTACCGCACCCAAATCGGTGTCCAAGCCTTGGTGCTTGCGAACAAGTGCCTGGATTGTCTCTAAATCATGGGCGTATTCGTGATCGGAACCTAGAGTTGCCTCTTTTTCCTGAATCCAAGAGATGGTCTCATCGGCCGTTCGGTCAAACATGTGCACCTGTTTGGCACCGGCAAGCGCCTCTTGACGCGCGTGCGCCAATTCTTTTAAGTCTTCCCACTGCTGTTTGGTCTCGTCGATCTTGCTGTGGATCTTGCTAGACTCGGGATTCTTTTCTTCGAGAAGCTTCTGGCCAGCTTCGATTATACCGGTCATTCGGTTCTCGCTACTGATCAGACTGGACAAAAAGTTCTCGAACATCTGAATGAGCAGCTCAACGTGTTCTACATCGCAACCATAGTCTTCTGATGCGGCGATCTGTTGTAGAgtcaataaaaatgattttatttgtAAAGCACATGCGTCGGAAactattaattatatttaagaaaataaaaacgtaCCGTTGTTTGATCTCCGATCCATTCTATAACTTGATCGGCCTGCATGATAAATCTGTGGTATTTTTCACTTTCCAGTAGTCTTTGAGATCTCTTCTCTTTCaagttttgtaaattttcgaACTTATGCTCGATCTCTGACTGCTTGTAAGCTATATTTTTACTGTCAAAGTGGTGCCTTTCAACCAATCCCTTcgacaattttttcaaattttcgacTGTACTCGTAAATCCACACAGATCACGTTCAACTCCCTCTAGCTTTTTAAACAACGACTGGACTGAATCCTCGTCTTTACCGTAATCCGTCGAGTTCAACAACGGTTGTTTTTCTTTGATCCATTGTTCAGCTTCCGCCGCTTCAGCATAGAACTGTAAATAGAAAAAGGTTTACAAAAGTTTAAGTTAACACTACAAACCAACAGTATTAATATCAAGACGATTAAGTACCATTTGTGATTCCACGGCGTCGAGCAACCTCAGCTTCCTTACGCTTGCAAGATCTCTCAGGTGCATAAGTTTTTCTTGCAACTCTCGAGACAGGGATTCGATCTTCTCCGATGCGAAGTGACCGCTCCTAACCATGGCAGTAGCTCTGCTAGCCAGCGAAGCGACCACTGGTTCTCGTGAAATTAATTCAGCTTCAAGCGCATGATGTTTCTTCTGTAACCGTTGCACAGTCGTTAACGAGCTACCGAGATCTTTACTGCCGGCGAGAACTTCCTTCTCAGATAGCCAGTGCAACTCGTCCTCTACGTCTCTTGCGAATTGATGAAGAAGTTTGGCATCTTCTAGATTGTCCCTACGAATTTGGATAGGTTCTTGCAGCCCATGATACCTGGTAATAGTAGTCGCTGCTCTCTCTTGAATCTCCTCGCTCATGAAATGTTTGGCACGTTGGAAATTAGCTGCGGTTTCCTTGATAGACTCGCAAGTTTCGTTATGGCTCATCACGTCGTTCTCCAGATTGGTATGTCTCTTCAGCAAATTGGCAACGCTCGACAGATCCTTACCGTGATCCTCGGACTGCAGTTGCGTTTCGATTTCGTCGATCCAGGCTTCGAACTCGTCTAGAGTTCGACTAAACAGTAGCGCTTGGTAAGCGTCATCTAGTCGGTTCTTCTTTAATTTACTGGTTTCCTGTAAAAGCTCCCACTCAGCCTCCAGCTCATCAAGGCGCTCTTGAATTTCCTTGGAAGCGAAGTGGTCTTCCTTGACAAGCGCCTCGCCCTCGGTAGTGACAGCGGACACTCGCCCCTTGTTAGCAGCCAATTCACTCTCGAATGCCACGTGCTTCTGAATCTTGCTCTGCAGATTTGTAGAATCACGATAGTTCTCGTCGCTCGCCACTTGTTGCTTCTCGTGAAGCCAACCTTCGACTTCCAGGACGTTACGCAAGAACTGGTGAAGACGTCGACTTTCCACCAGTTTATTTCGCCTGGCCAGAGCACTGTTCTTGAGCTTGTCTCTGCGCGCGCAAACAGCTGCTAATCTCGACTTTATACTCGGCGCGTCAGCGTGGCCTTCAGCAAGAACAGCGCTTGCGAACTTTTCTAGCTCCTCGATTCGTCCGAGTTGAGGCGTCAACATTTTCTCAAAATCTTCATGTTTTCGCATTAATTTCTCGACTCCAGATAACGAGTCTCCGAGATCATCGTTGTTTAGGAATGCTTCTTTCGTTGCAAGCCAGCTATCGGCTTGATTAGCTTGCTCCTTGAATAATTGTAGTTGATGAGCCTGCTTGAGTTTCTGCTTACCCGAAAGCCAGGCGTCATTCAATTCCTGTTGCAACTGCTCTAAATGGTCCAAACTCTCTTGTATGAATTCTCCCATGGGAATCAGCTTACGCCCATGCTCTCCAAGCGCCTTAAAGGTATCCTGCCTGCCATCGATTTCCGCCTTTCTCTCTTGGTGTAGTTCAAGCAAGGCTTCGGCCTCCAAGATAGTCGTTGGCGGTTCCACTTCATTCATACGCTTGATGGTCTCCGCCACCCAAATTTCTAATTCGCGCAGTTCTGCACGGAACTTGTGTAATGTATAAGCTTGGATGAGAGCCTGTCGACGATCGCTTGTCAAACGTTGCAACTCGCTCCAGTTAGTCTCCAATTCCGAAAGGATTCCATTAATCTGAGAAGCTTTTTCCGGGTATTTTTGCGAAAGAATATGTGCCTCCGTTTGATGTTCCTTCAATTTGCCTTCGATGGCAGTCATATCTCTCTCCATCGCTTCCTGTTTACGCTGCAAGTGATCGACGCCAGCCAAGTCTTTTCCAACGTCATTCGTGTTCATGGCCAGAGATTTCTCTACGACACGTTGGTTCGTATCATCGATATCGCGATTGAACAAGTGGATCTCCAGGGCCCCTGCCAACGTTTCTCTATACGCGCCAAGAGCTCCTTGTAACCCACGCCATTTATTGTTGAAGCCATCTCGACGTTGTTGGATCGCTTTAGTTTCTTCATCTTTTTCCtgtaatgaaataaatatatttaagatAAATTTATGAGATACGCGATTTCAATATGAGCAAACACATATAGACGAAACAACACTAACAACCTGCTTAATCAGCTTATCTGCCAGTGCGTTGATCGTTTTGATTCTGGCGTCGTCAACTCGCATGTCGCTGTCGACGTCGTCCAGTTTACGCTGCAGACTCAAACAGTGCTCGTAGTCTTTACCAATGTCTCCGGCTTGTACCATCATTTCTTTGTCTCGAATCCAAGCTTCGATCTTCTCAACCTGGTTATTGAAGTCGAGAATGTCCTGCGCTTCTTCCAAGCCTCTGCCACGATTCTCCGATTCGATTAGAAGTTTCTTCCACGAAGATAGAAGATGATCAAGTTGCTGTCGAATTTCGGCACTTGCCGGATGCTTATGCATCAACAACGTCTCTCCCTTCACTTTAATTTCCTCAATGCGACTTTGATTGGCTGCCAATTCAGCTTGGAACGCCTGGTGTTTCTGCAATTTCTTAATCTTGTCCTCTAAACTAGAGACCTGTCCCTTTGAAGCTTCAGCCTCGAGCTTCTTCTGCCTTTCACCGATCCAAGATTCAGCTTCACCGACATCCCTTACGAACTGTGCATGCAATAGTCCAGCCTCTAATCTTGCCTTTCTGGCGTTGCACAGCTCGCGTATTTTCGCTCGTCTTTTGATCACTTCATCAAGTCGTTTGGCTATCGTACGCGACTCGAAGTGATTCTGCGATAACAATTTGCTGCCGTGCTCTTGTAATGCGGCCAGCTTGTCTTCTTGCGTGATCAACAGtttttcaaactcgttgtgtttTTTCACCTGAGCATCGACCTCCTCAACTGACACACCAAAATTGTCGTTGCTCAAGGCAGCCTCTTGGGTCGTGGAGAGATTGTCGAGTTGCTTGGCATCACGCAGGAAAAAGTGTAGGTCTATCAGTTGATCCAGATGAATCTTCTTCTGTTGCCAGGCCGTGTGGAGCTTCTGGCGCTCGTCTAGGAGTTGGCTACACTTTTCTTCGACTTCCTatagtattaacaaaaacATCCCGGCTTTAAAAAAACTATCTTCAACAGTAATGAAAAAAGCAAAAGTTTACTCACGCTTGCTGCATAGTGTCCAGTTTGAACCATGGCTTCGCCAAGGTCGAGAACATTGCTAAAGGTGTCCTCTCTCGCTTCGATTTCTCCTTTCAGTGCCTCGTGTTCGGCCTTTAGAATCTGCGCGCTAGCAGCATCGCGTACGTTATCTTGCGTCGACATGGTCGCGCACAGACCGGCCGTCCAATTTGTCAGATCCCTGACCTGCGTTAAGAATCTCTGCAAATCGCAACTGGCTTGCAACTGATCCCTACGGTGAGCCGATCTCTCCTTCAACTCCTCCCAGTTGGCCAGCACAATCTTTTGCTGTTGGTCGATGTGGGCGGCGTTATTACCCGGGTAAAGGGCCTGGAGCCTAGCAGCATCTTCCACCAGTACCTGTAGCTGCGCTTCGAGCGCAACCAGATCATTCTCAAAGCCCTCGTGGCGTCGAATGAGCGCCAGAACTGAGTTTAAATCCCTGCCAAGATCGTCAGGCAATGCGGCTTTCTTTTCTTGGATCCGGGAGAGAGCCTCAGCAACGTCCCGGTGGAAACGATGGATCTCACCTGCTGCTTGTAATCGCTGTTCTCGGTTGCGCACAAGCTTCAGGAGGTGCTGCCACGACTCGCTGAAAGTGAAATAAATGTTCAATTATCAATTCTAGGCTGATCAGTTTGATCTGAGCGTTTGGCGTTTTAGCGAGGGAGGTTATTCGTCTACTACTGTGTTAATTCCATGTACAGGACCTTAATTTATGTTATAtcgaataataatcataaagTAACCAAGGCAAGACTGCACACTCAAACGGACTTACCACATCTTGGCATGCAACTGAGCCACCTCGAGTACCGGATCGTCTTCACCGTTTCTATATAGTCAATTTATGTACAGAAAAGTGGTTAATGTTAGTTTACCCTCATCCTTACTAAAGAAACCGTGCCACACCTGACCATATCTTTAGAAATATTATCTCACTCAAGAGTTTTATATATTTGAATGTTATTATACATGCAACAGCATTGACACTATCAGACAATAACTATAGGCATAGTCTAAcaagtatataatatttacaaaactAAAATCGAGTTAcgtttaatgaaaaaaaaagaaaaaaaactcataGAACCCTTAAaccaataaatttatttttccttaCCCAAGTTGCTCTTGTCTCTTCTCGATGTCCTGAAT
The sequence above is a segment of the Nasonia vitripennis strain AsymCx chromosome 3, Nvit_psr_1.1, whole genome shotgun sequence genome. Coding sequences within it:
- the LOC100122788 gene encoding spectrin beta chain, non-erythrocytic 1 isoform X3; translation: MDDHRRRSRLFRQSGAQYEPGAGPGAEPQTRSQLQSPQYEYNQAYSSSAACPPTRYDRYKGVAQIQKRMTQREDALKFEQSRIKSLQEERLLIQKKTFTKWINSFLLKARMEVEDLFTDLADGKKLLKLLEIISGERLAKPNNGRMRVHKIENVNKSLAFLHTKVRLESIGAEDIVDGNPRLILGLIWTIILRFQIQEIEIDVDEENESSEKKSAKDALLLWCQRKTNGYPGVNIQDFTGSWRSGLGFNALIHAHRPDLVNWSDLQQTKHIDNLNYAFDVANSELGIPRLLDAEDVDTARPDEKSIMTYVASYYHTFARMKNEIKSGKRIANIVGQMMDADKMKVHYGKLTTDLLEWINLKIVVLEDRNFPNSLEGIQRELLAFKQYRTIEKPPKYKERSEIEALYFHINLRLKSLNQPAFVPQEGQLVNDIERKWIELERAEHRREVALRSELLRHERLEQLNYKFERKSVLREGYLKEMIQVLSDPRYGSNLAQVDATVKKHEAISADILAREERFHDLTNMSEELVRENYHGLERVQAREQQVLQRWRDLLGLLDRHKANLSALCSLMSLMREIETTLASVQELQLSFQSTEVGPHLLGVEDLLQRHSLQELQVTALGESQRRLARQAAQVQTQVAAQTQQAQPHALSKEAALLEAKLEQLNKAYGQLGEYSKERKARLEDARNFFQFLQDHEDEESWLVERQRICRAGIVAKDLRALISLQQKHKALEDETKTRRPKSEQLSQAGRRLVCEQHPSAPEIENRLESLQEHWRVLEELLALRKKQLEEAAEALQFCADANEADSWMKEKMALVASEDYGVDEPSAQALLQRHKDLEGELNAYRGDLQSLNAQAERLQRAGISALQIDQTQNAENEQAEPLAELEQEEWTQEVRLVPQDEWVDEIVERTEPRTVLEERLVPQVRSLYPFSGQGMQMVKGEVMLLLNKTNPDWWSVRKADGTDGFVPASYVREVEPKVIQVQVRKPERVRVTQRVKKTRMVRQVVPVRRVKSTRSAVKPVRRAAVSDNENLEKRMKKINDTYGQLQELATRRHALLEDAIRLYGFYRECDDFEKWIKDREKMLKADDSRDNVETAKRKYEKFLTDLSASGKRVEAIDAAVEEFVTQGHSQLDKVRARQRHIHQLWEHLNWLKAQKEKSLEGASSVELFNRTCDEAHDWMLEKITQLDTAELGPDLKTVQALQRRHQHLERELAPVEEKVRKVNLLANSVKSTYPNELNNVNARQNEIRDLWHKVQNKARERRSRLEDAVGQQIFMNSSKNLISWATETLETMNVEEPVRDIATAEKLRKQHVELGEEIKTKEDEFREVEALGGQLLLRNPALNEVKERHEKLHGLYDNVTSTWLSKEAWLEQCLELQQFNREADQIDATTSSHATFLEFTDLGESLDDVEALLKQHEKFENTLHAQDDRLKVFSDVADKLIAQDHYDKNNINEKRNQVLARRATVKEAAQRRRAALQASEYYQQFSAEVDDLKDWLSDKMKTASDETYRDLNNLERKLQKHEAFERELRANEGQLRAVNKAGKALISEENYRSEDVGKVLEDLNKQWDELVVLSMEKGRRLRQAAAQHGYNRIIEDARLDLEEIENSLASQEVGQDLRNCKDLLKKHQLLETKLGQWEQKVNDLVQMGQEMAHEGHFDAPNILKTSQDTQKKFQSLKEPAKRRREALEESLRFHKFGFELDAELQWINDHLPQATSTMMGQNLHQTQSLHKKHKKFEAEVQGHEPMIMKTLASGQGLIDQAHPERKKIQDLCDTLSSAWNHLREKGAERSHALDLSLKAQEFFFEAGEVESWLVEKNDVLNSTDYGRDRDAATKLLTKHKALELELDTYNGIVTEMGNTASTMINAKHPDSKAIANKQQAIAQQVRSLQRLATLRQQRLMESMYRHEYFLESRELEQWIKEQEQTASSEDYGQDYEHLLLLQAKFNDFKHRIEAGSERFNQCQVLAKKLIANESPYIQDIEKRQEQLGESWQHLLKLVRNREQRLQAAGEIHRFHRDVAEALSRIQEKKAALPDDLGRDLNSVLALIRRHEGFENDLVALEAQLQVLVEDAARLQALYPGNNAAHIDQQQKIVLANWEELKERSAHRRDQLQASCDLQRFLTQVRDLTNWTAGLCATMSTQDNVRDAASAQILKAEHEALKGEIEAREDTFSNVLDLGEAMVQTGHYAASEVEEKCSQLLDERQKLHTAWQQKKIHLDQLIDLHFFLRDAKQLDNLSTTQEAALSNDNFGVSVEEVDAQVKKHNEFEKLLITQEDKLAALQEHGSKLLSQNHFESRTIAKRLDEVIKRRAKIRELCNARKARLEAGLLHAQFVRDVGEAESWIGERQKKLEAEASKGQVSSLEDKIKKLQKHQAFQAELAANQSRIEEIKVKGETLLMHKHPASAEIRQQLDHLLSSWKKLLIESENRGRGLEEAQDILDFNNQVEKIEAWIRDKEMMVQAGDIGKDYEHCLSLQRKLDDVDSDMRVDDARIKTINALADKLIKQVEKDEETKAIQQRRDGFNNKWRGLQGALGAYRETLAGALEIHLFNRDIDDTNQRVVEKSLAMNTNDVGKDLAGVDHLQRKQEAMERDMTAIEGKLKEHQTEAHILSQKYPEKASQINGILSELETNWSELQRLTSDRRQALIQAYTLHKFRAELRELEIWVAETIKRMNEVEPPTTILEAEALLELHQERKAEIDGRQDTFKALGEHGRKLIPMGEFIQESLDHLEQLQQELNDAWLSGKQKLKQAHQLQLFKEQANQADSWLATKEAFLNNDDLGDSLSGVEKLMRKHEDFEKMLTPQLGRIEELEKFASAVLAEGHADAPSIKSRLAAVCARRDKLKNSALARRNKLVESRRLHQFLRNVLEVEGWLHEKQQVASDENYRDSTNLQSKIQKHVAFESELAANKGRVSAVTTEGEALVKEDHFASKEIQERLDELEAEWELLQETSKLKKNRLDDAYQALLFSRTLDEFEAWIDEIETQLQSEDHGKDLSSVANLLKRHTNLENDVMSHNETCESIKETAANFQRAKHFMSEEIQERAATTITRYHGLQEPIQIRRDNLEDAKLLHQFARDVEDELHWLSEKEVLAGSKDLGSSLTTVQRLQKKHHALEAELISREPVVASLASRATAMVRSGHFASEKIESLSRELQEKLMHLRDLASVRKLRLLDAVESQMFYAEAAEAEQWIKEKQPLLNSTDYGKDEDSVQSLFKKLEGVERDLCGFTSTVENLKKLSKGLVERHHFDSKNIAYKQSEIEHKFENLQNLKEKRSQRLLESEKYHRFIMQADQVIEWIGDQTTIAASEDYGCDVEHVELLIQMFENFLSSLISSENRMTGIIEAGQKLLEEKNPESSKIHSKIDETKQQWEDLKELAHARQEALAGAKQVHMFDRTADETISWIQEKEATLGSDHEYAHDLETIQALVRKHQGLDTDLGAVKEQVEAVMEEASRLAALFPDATEHIAVKHEQVDESWNDLLEKAAQRKGKLVQAEQLQAYFDEYRDLISWINEMVAKVTAPELARDVPGAEALISRHNEYRAEIDTHDDAFSKFYKTGQALVQQGHFLAKEIQEKVSVLRQRSQILEETWEQRKLIYEQNLDTQTFKRDAETLENWIASREPMLRDEQYGESIPQVEELIMKHQDFEKTIEAQEEKFNAIKRITMLEKAFQKQLETEMAARQAEKERVEKARLEERKRKEVQRITEERKREEERRRYIESPRHVSRDEMNGTYDDHETMNRSSSPMKGGAGDASQNTPTTSKSYGGLHHMLSDRLRRTSAADIKRAESMKVDTKKPKRTPSFTTRRRTQSFRKHQRIENVDSLPPVEIQGVLERKHELQSGGKKAAVRSWKPYYTVLCGQLLCFFKDIDDFQSSKAATAPINIFHGTCERAEDYTKRKNVFRLKCTDGSEFLFLASSKQDMEDWVNKISFHAKLPPSLQLMSYDDSHKDLEGIQNLSPDHLDDAPSTGSSHASTPEMERKNSVIRRDVTPNASQGPADLSPKQQQQHQPQVHKKRSDPNRNSENVGRSTPDTQPQKEFLQMYMQQQQQQQHHHHHPMQQQQQQPQPRPHDQHVNQQHLAMHSNEKPPIPPRGAPPPVPARSPSFDNTVPLRRNDVEQHYGQQNRPQSYQPTSGNMNLNGTSGQYNANDGSWHRPPNVEHNAHYQQQGIRTAKIVPPLPSTAPPPSNKIAHWNSPHDNAYGNFPVNSRQIAGHQMNTFTGRPTSLPPYVAPPMASSPTSPPSISVVDGAGRRASESGSESEQSFGGSRKDRDYKKTSVLSNLFGRRKKPSQ